A genomic segment from Chitinophagaceae bacterium encodes:
- a CDS encoding DUF5343 domain-containing protein: MGLPTTYSQEFKKFKDFFAKIRDAQAPPKFTNQLLLDWGYKSKNHRAFIPLLKSLGFLTWDGALQNDIRNFETTLHQSKLWVKL, from the coding sequence ATGGGACTTCCAACTACCTACTCTCAAGAATTTAAGAAATTCAAAGATTTCTTTGCAAAAATTAGAGACGCTCAAGCGCCGCCTAAATTTACCAATCAACTTCTTCTCGATTGGGGTTACAAGTCCAAAAACCATCGAGCGTTTATTCCGTTACTTAAGTCGTTAGGTTTTTTGACGTGGGATGGAGCCCTACAGAACGATATTCGGAATTTCGAAACCACGCTACATCAAAGCAAGTTATGGGTGAAGCTATAA
- a CDS encoding helix-turn-helix transcriptional regulator, translated as MANDTCIRLQADIEQIKSCREKLKANSKSFLQLGQVLALAGNEVRLKILFLLEEENELCPCDLSDILGMSIPAISQHLRKLKDGNIIEARKVGQTIFYSLRSEHLKVLRPFFKIINQQNLAAV; from the coding sequence ATGGCAAACGACACTTGCATACGGCTTCAGGCAGACATAGAACAAATCAAAAGTTGCCGTGAAAAATTAAAAGCAAATTCAAAATCATTTTTGCAGTTAGGACAAGTTCTTGCTTTGGCAGGTAACGAAGTTCGGTTGAAAATTCTGTTTCTGCTTGAAGAAGAAAACGAACTTTGCCCCTGTGACCTTAGCGATATTTTAGGAATGAGTATTCCTGCAATTTCCCAACACTTACGCAAACTAAAAGACGGCAACATTATTGAAGCCAGAAAAGTAGGCCAAACTATTTTCTATTCTTTACGCAGCGAACATTTAAAAGTTTTAAGACCGTTCTTTAAAATAATCAATCAACAAAATTTGGCGGCCGTATGA
- a CDS encoding adenine-specific methyltransferase EcoRI family protein translates to MATKAKNNNLQEAKNNKKDEFYTQLSDIERELKYYKKHFKDKVVYCNCDDPRVSNFFHFFSYNFEKLGLKKLIATCYKNQNMDLFSQNTSEQAIYLEYTGDKNGNNVPDPNEIGKNKLKGDGDFRSKECIELLKKADIVVTNPPFSLFRDYVSQLIEYDKKFIIVGHQNAIKYKEIFPLIRDNKLWLGYGFKGGAGHFINEHYEDYATATDRKEGMIRVSGVHWFTNLEINKRHEDLILYKKYTPEEYPKFENFDAINVDVTKDIPMDYDGFMGIPITFMDKYNPAQFEIIGVGIANLGLEMGIEPYKPEHKKYRKEIQKRGAVDGDLYMMVNGVVTVPYSRIIIKNKKVQK, encoded by the coding sequence ATGGCGACAAAGGCAAAGAACAATAATTTACAGGAAGCAAAAAACAACAAAAAAGACGAGTTTTATACACAGCTTTCCGACATTGAAAGAGAGTTAAAGTATTACAAGAAGCACTTTAAAGACAAGGTTGTTTATTGCAACTGTGACGACCCAAGAGTTAGCAATTTCTTTCACTTCTTTTCATACAACTTTGAAAAACTTGGACTTAAAAAACTAATCGCAACTTGCTATAAAAACCAAAATATGGACTTGTTCAGCCAAAACACCTCTGAACAAGCAATTTATTTAGAATACACAGGCGACAAGAACGGAAACAACGTTCCCGACCCTAATGAAATTGGCAAAAATAAATTAAAAGGTGACGGAGATTTTAGAAGTAAGGAATGTATTGAACTTTTAAAAAAAGCGGACATTGTAGTTACAAATCCGCCCTTTTCTCTATTCCGTGATTACGTTTCACAACTTATTGAATACGACAAGAAGTTTATAATTGTTGGACACCAAAACGCAATAAAATACAAGGAGATTTTTCCTTTAATTAGAGACAACAAACTTTGGTTAGGTTACGGATTTAAAGGTGGTGCAGGTCATTTCATTAATGAACATTATGAAGACTACGCAACTGCAACTGACCGAAAGGAAGGAATGATTAGGGTTTCAGGCGTTCATTGGTTTACCAATCTTGAAATAAATAAGCGACACGAAGATTTAATTCTTTACAAAAAATACACACCAGAAGAATATCCAAAGTTTGAAAATTTTGATGCTATCAACGTTGATGTAACAAAAGATATTCCCATGGACTATGACGGCTTTATGGGCATTCCAATAACCTTTATGGACAAATACAATCCTGCTCAATTCGAAATTATTGGTGTAGGAATAGCAAACTTAGGTCTTGAAATGGGAATAGAACCCTACAAACCTGAACATAAAAAATACAGAAAAGAAATTCAGAAACGTGGTGCAGTTGACGGTGATTTGTATATGATGGTTAATGGAGTTGTAACAGTTCCATATTCCCGAATAATAATCAAAAACAAGAAAGTGCAAAAATGA
- a CDS encoding RHS repeat protein produces MKFKYDGNGNLVKIIYPDATLPDGTVQNNCETNLKYDPSGQLVEELSPEGRKKTYDYFSNGSGAGLVKKIKTHDSTASLIKSFEYDALGNIKRAIDGFGNDTLFEHNLIGQLVKTELPSVNGSRAVYKFEYNEDRKIAKEFCQKEIIAIRF; encoded by the coding sequence ATTAAATTCAAGTATGACGGAAATGGGAACTTAGTCAAGATAATTTATCCAGATGCCACATTGCCCGATGGAACCGTTCAAAATAATTGCGAAACTAATCTTAAATATGACCCCTCAGGTCAATTAGTAGAAGAACTTTCTCCGGAAGGAAGAAAAAAAACTTATGATTATTTCTCAAATGGAAGCGGAGCAGGTCTTGTAAAGAAAATTAAAACACACGATAGCACAGCCTCACTGATTAAATCGTTTGAGTATGATGCTTTGGGAAATATCAAAAGAGCTATTGATGGATTTGGTAATGATACTTTATTTGAACATAATCTTATTGGGCAATTGGTAAAAACTGAACTGCCTTCCGTTAATGGCAGCAGAGCCGTTTACAAGTTTGAATACAATGAGGACAGAAAAATTGCTAAAGAGTTTTGCCAAAAGGAAATTATAGCGATCCGGTTTTGA
- a CDS encoding RHS repeat protein, which translates to MKTFKYGELGNGDPYARLVSQTNHLGVVQEISYGSRDEITQKIIKDSLNSILQTHTFSFDEKGRLIESDINGLTSQLFYDKDNLTIKAINHQNNATKIDYDGIGRTVLVTDPLGNRQANSYDANGNIISDKTESFNSTSGNYLSFSQGVSYDSRNRPIQTSDPLGNKVSFIYDDRNLKTSVINALGQQVNLYYDINGLTIKTGLIRTGNEIIINQWNRDLIGRLNSYQDAENNLTKYFYDEKSNLFKTQYPDNSSIIKEYDALGFLKKETDCNGTITNFSYNPKGQLTQMDFHVNGGTLPTPPLTYGYDSFGRINSVSSGTHTISKSLTASTDLLKKNKGLKPSGKYLMTLTTALL; encoded by the coding sequence TTGAAAACATTTAAGTATGGTGAACTGGGAAATGGTGATCCTTATGCCCGTTTAGTTTCTCAAACGAATCATCTTGGAGTTGTTCAGGAAATTTCATATGGAAGTCGTGATGAGATTACCCAAAAAATAATTAAGGATTCTCTTAATTCCATTCTGCAAACTCATACCTTTTCATTTGACGAAAAAGGCAGATTGATAGAGTCAGATATAAATGGTTTAACTTCTCAATTGTTTTATGATAAAGACAACCTCACGATAAAAGCAATTAATCATCAAAACAACGCTACAAAAATTGATTATGATGGCATTGGTAGAACTGTTTTGGTTACTGATCCATTAGGAAACCGACAGGCTAATTCTTATGATGCAAATGGAAACATTATTTCTGATAAAACTGAATCTTTTAATAGCACTTCAGGTAATTATTTATCTTTCAGCCAAGGTGTTTCTTATGATTCAAGGAACCGTCCAATACAAACTTCTGATCCTTTAGGAAACAAAGTTTCGTTTATTTATGACGACAGAAATTTAAAGACAAGTGTTATTAATGCCTTAGGACAACAAGTAAATTTGTATTATGATATTAATGGTCTAACTATCAAAACTGGTTTAATTAGAACAGGAAATGAAATCATAATAAACCAATGGAACAGAGATTTGATTGGCAGGTTGAATTCATATCAGGATGCGGAAAATAATTTGACGAAATATTTTTATGATGAAAAAAGCAATCTTTTTAAAACTCAATACCCCGATAATTCTTCAATAATTAAAGAATATGACGCTTTAGGCTTTTTGAAAAAGGAAACTGATTGCAATGGCACAATAACCAATTTCAGTTACAATCCTAAAGGTCAATTGACCCAAATGGATTTTCATGTAAATGGCGGAACACTGCCAACTCCGCCTTTGACTTATGGCTATGACAGCTTTGGAAGAATTAATTCAGTTTCAAGCGGAACTCATACCATTTCAAAAAGTTTGACAGCTTCAACAGACCTATTGAAGAAAAACAAGGGACTGAAACCATCAGGAAAATATTTGATGACATTAACAACAGCATTGCTTTGA
- a CDS encoding DUF262 domain-containing protein, which produces MNIELKEITVRELTNGYQDNEENGVVGYGGKLDIRPPYQREFIYKDKQREAVIDTITKSFPLNVMYWAVREDENYEVIDGQQRTISISQFVEGDFAYKNRYFHNLQKDEQEQVLNYKLMVYLCSGTDSEKLEWFKTINIAGEKLTEQELRNAVYSGSWVADAKRYFSKNGCAAYGLGSDYLNGAPIRQDYLETTIKWISKDNIEKYMAEHQHEPNANDLWLYFQSIISWIKVVFPKYRREMKGINWGFLYNSFKDQKLNHKKIENEISNLMQDEDVTNKKGIYEYVLTRNERHLNIRAFSDNQKREAYERQKGICPVCTEHYEIEGMEGDHITPWHEGGKTSADNCQMLCKDDNRRKSGI; this is translated from the coding sequence ATGAACATTGAACTTAAAGAAATAACAGTTCGTGAACTGACAAACGGTTATCAAGACAACGAAGAAAACGGAGTTGTCGGATATGGTGGCAAGTTGGATATTCGACCACCATATCAAAGAGAATTTATTTACAAGGACAAACAACGGGAAGCAGTCATAGACACTATTACAAAGTCGTTTCCTCTCAACGTTATGTATTGGGCTGTTCGTGAAGATGAAAATTATGAAGTGATTGACGGACAACAACGTACTATTTCAATCAGTCAATTTGTAGAAGGCGATTTTGCCTATAAAAACAGATACTTTCATAATCTGCAAAAGGACGAACAAGAGCAAGTTCTGAATTATAAACTGATGGTTTATTTATGCAGTGGTACAGACAGCGAAAAATTAGAATGGTTCAAGACCATCAACATTGCTGGCGAAAAACTAACAGAGCAAGAACTTCGTAACGCAGTTTATTCAGGTTCATGGGTAGCAGACGCCAAAAGATACTTTAGCAAAAATGGTTGTGCTGCTTATGGTTTGGGCAGCGACTATTTAAATGGTGCACCAATCCGACAAGACTATTTGGAAACCACAATCAAATGGATAAGCAAAGACAACATCGAAAAATACATGGCTGAACACCAGCATGAACCAAACGCAAATGACCTTTGGCTATATTTTCAAAGTATTATTAGTTGGATAAAGGTTGTATTCCCAAAGTACCGTAGAGAAATGAAAGGAATAAATTGGGGCTTCCTTTACAACAGTTTCAAAGACCAGAAATTAAACCATAAGAAAATTGAAAATGAAATTTCAAATCTTATGCAGGACGAAGACGTTACCAACAAAAAAGGGATTTACGAGTACGTTCTGACACGAAATGAAAGACATCTAAACATCCGTGCATTTAGTGACAATCAAAAACGGGAAGCCTACGAAAGACAAAAAGGAATTTGTCCTGTTTGCACAGAGCATTATGAAATTGAAGGAATGGAAGGCGACCACATAACACCCTGGCACGAAGGCGGAAAAACTTCTGCGGACAATTGCCAAATGTTATGCAAAGACGACAACAGACGAAAATCTGGAATATAG
- a CDS encoding RHS repeat protein: protein MSGSFIINEYFYDVASWLVEVRKYSNTASQQITKIQRDFFGNVIKLINPIGQEFRNKYDDRNLLLEETKFSNTEFPLKTKYHYDRVGNLDKVTYPDGNIENI, encoded by the coding sequence TTGAGTGGTTCATTTATCATCAATGAATACTTTTATGATGTTGCTTCATGGTTAGTTGAAGTAAGAAAATATTCCAATACAGCATCTCAACAAATCACTAAAATTCAGAGAGACTTTTTTGGAAATGTAATTAAGCTAATCAATCCAATAGGTCAGGAATTTAGAAATAAATATGATGACAGAAATTTGCTTTTAGAAGAGACTAAATTTTCAAATACAGAATTCCCTTTAAAAACAAAATACCACTATGACCGAGTTGGAAATCTTGATAAGGTAACATATCCTGACGGCAACATTGAAAACATTTAA
- a CDS encoding DUF5343 domain-containing protein yields the protein MGWSPTERYSEFRNHATSKQVMGEAIKETYSDIFLIAENPTAADRNLIEGKFKSYHNTSDVVAGLMSKTFYALLELADISGVSKVVKKTKKITETTEDDDENDDEGQSKTNSPKPKGSLGLHYNIQVHLPATKDVEVYNAIFKSLKNHLLE from the coding sequence GTGGGATGGAGCCCTACAGAACGATATTCGGAATTTCGAAACCACGCTACATCAAAGCAAGTTATGGGTGAAGCTATAAAGGAAACTTATTCTGATATTTTTCTAATTGCTGAAAATCCTACAGCAGCTGACAGAAATTTGATTGAAGGTAAATTTAAAAGTTACCACAACACCAGTGATGTAGTAGCAGGGTTAATGAGCAAGACTTTTTATGCGTTATTAGAACTAGCGGATATTTCAGGAGTTTCAAAAGTGGTAAAAAAGACCAAAAAAATTACAGAAACAACAGAAGATGATGATGAAAATGATGACGAAGGACAATCAAAAACAAATTCACCCAAGCCAAAAGGTAGTTTAGGTCTACATTATAATATTCAAGTCCATTTGCCAGCAACAAAAGATGTTGAAGTTTATAATGCAATATTTAAATCTTTAAAAAATCACCTCCTTGAATAA